One Spinacia oleracea cultivar Varoflay chromosome 4, BTI_SOV_V1, whole genome shotgun sequence DNA segment encodes these proteins:
- the LOC110789319 gene encoding mechanosensitive ion channel protein 6 has protein sequence MEFSLRKSISFPLKRNSCQSILSSSPSSIIGEHQPILPPPHHHLDDYDDNGSGQVIVKIDTSDDNQSKTTLNNGNITSLYYKKEEERKVVRPLSSTITMAEFSFRRTTELSPEELLMGKFLEHGELSVDIDIGDDVDMEDEQRRQQQQQQQNVNQNHDNINNHSIRRQVLQGLPPLPPDCLPRQSLSYRSDVQSPDVVNSSGKLAHILNTHSNSNNSNNNLDGGSREIRVSFQESFNPEQHQNMRPSSSDDDDDDDNDNDNDNDASFSKGGDGNNDEEIGSTRNNMGGGGGLHNVHRRKSNANLKDKDKDKDKDKDKEMMNNVNGNNNDYGRGDDPHEVLRCTSNSSSRKLGSAVSIAKTRSRLMDPPATPFDQRSVSGVIPKSGPINNNNYNKSGLLKSSLGDDEEEDPFLEDDFPEEFRRGQISSIVILEWVSLVILTACLVCSLFIPVLRHKSIWKLKLWKWEVFVLSLISGRLFSGWVIKLLVFFIERNFLLRKRVLYFVYGLKKAVQNVIWMGLLILTWECIFDDKVETQATSEPLKMVTKLLVIGEVGAVLWLLKTLMVKVCASTFHVNAFFDRIQESLFNQFVIETLSAPPLFDLRSAQEEEERALAEVRMLQSAGISLPPELKSSVFARTKSGLLGLNSQGSKTLPVTPPCMKSPVRQSVRLSGPIAKKYNNDEGITIDRLHRLNQKNVSAWNMKRLIRIVRHGFLTTLDERIENTNTTTHEDESATQIRSEVEAKAAAKKIFRNVARPRSRYIYWNDLMRFMQEDEAFKTISLFEGASEVGRISKPALKNWVVNAFRERRALALTLSDTKTAVNKLHKMVDVLVSIIIILIAVIALNIIPSKSILFLSSQLVVVAFVFGNTCKNVFESIIFLFVIHPFDVGDRCEIDGVQMVVEEMNILTTVFLRFDNQKIIYPNYILVSKPIHNYYRSPDMGDAVEFCLHIATPTEKIALFRQRLTSYIVNKKEHWYPDPMIVLKDAESLYMLRIAVWVTHRMNHQDMGERWVRRGILIEECVKIFREFDIDYRIYPVNVNVNSMPSVCFPPSNLGADPFVAEGTKEVTHH, from the exons ATGGAGTTTTCCTTAAGAAAATCAATATCCTTCCCTCTAAAACGCAATAGCTGTCAAAGCATCCTTTCATCTTCTCCATCATCCATTATAGGAGAACATCAGCCTATCCTTCCTCCTCCTCATCATCACCTCGACGACTACGACGACAATGGTTCGGGTCAAGTAATCGTCAAAATAGACACCTCCGACGACAACCAAAGCAAAACAACCCTCAATAATGGTAATATCACCTCCTTGTATTacaagaaagaagaagagaggaAAGTTGTACGTCCTCTCTCCTCCACCATCACCATGGCGGAGTTTTCCTTCAGAAGAACAACGGAGTTGTCGCCGGAGGAGTTATTAATGGGTAAGTTCTTAGAGCACGGAGAATTATCAGTGGATATTGACATAGGTGACGACGTAGACATGGAAGATGAACAAAGacgtcaacaacaacaacaacaacaaaatgtAAACCAAAATCATGATAATATTAATAATCATAGTATTCGACGTCAAGTATTACAAGGTCTTCCACCTTTACCTCCTGATTGTTTGCCGAGGCAAAGTTTGAGTTATCGAAGCGATGTTCAAAGTCCTGATGTTGTTAATAGTAGTGGTAAATTGGCCCACATTTTGAACACCCATAGCAATAGTAATAATAGCAATAATAACTTAGATGGTGGTTCAAGGGAGATTCGGGTTTCGTTTCAGGAGTCATTTAATCCGGAGCAACACCAAAACATGAGGCCGTCCTCGtcggatgatgatgatgacgacgATAATGACAATGACAATGACAATGACGCTTCCTTCTCCAAGGGGGGTGATGGTAATAATGATGAAGAAATTGGGTCAACAAGAAATAATatgggaggtggtggtggtttgcaTAATGTTCATAGGAGGAAATCTAATGCTAATTTGAAGGACAAGGACAAGGACAAGGACAAGGACAAGGACAAAGAGATGATGAACAATGTTAATGGTAATAATAATGATTATGGTAGAGGGGATGATCCCCATGAGGTTCTAAGGTGCACATCGAATTCTTCGTCGAGGAAGTTGGGGAGTGCTGTTTCCATAGCTAAGACAAGGTCTAGGCTTATGGACCCTCCAGCTACTCCATTTGATCAACGGTCGGTTTCCGGGGTTATACCAAAATCAGGCCCAATCAACAACAATAATTATAACAAGTCTGGCTTGTTAAAATCGTCGTTAGGTGATGATGAGGAGGAGGATCCTTTCTTGGAGGATGATTTTCCTGAGGAGTTCAGGAGAGGACAAATAAGTAGCATAGTTATTCTTGAATGGGTAAGCCTTGTTATTTTAACAGCTTGTTTAGTTTGTAGCCTTTTTATTCCTGTTTTGAGGCATAAATCTATATGGAAGCTAAAGTTGTGGAAATGGGAAGTTTTTGTCCTTTCCCTCATTTCTGGGAGGTTGTTTTCTGGTTGGGTGATTAAACTTCTTGTGTTCTTCATTGAGAGGAATTTCTTGCTACGAAAAAGGGTTTTGTACTTTGTTTATGGGTTAAAGAAGGCTGTTCAAAATGTTATCTGGATGGGTCTTCTTATCTTAACTTGGGAATGTATATTTGACGATAAAGTTGAGACCCAAGCTACAAGTGAGCCTCTTAAGATGGTGACTAAACTGTTGGTCATAGGTGAAGTGGGTGCTGTTCTTTGGCTGTTGAAAACCTTAATGGTTAAGGTTTGTGCATCAACATTCCATGTGAACGCGTTCTTTGATAGGATTCAAGAATCATTGTTCAATCAGTTTGTGATTGAAACACTCTCAGCCCCTCCTTTGTTCGACTTAAGAAGTGcacaagaagaagaagagagggCACTTGCTGAAGTACGAATGCTCCAAAGTGCAGGGATCAGTCTTCCTCCTGAACTAAAATCATCAGTGTTTGCAAGAACCAAAAGTGGGTTATTGGGTTTGAATAGTCAAGGCAGTAAGACTCTTCCTGTAACGCCGCCGTGCATGAAGAGTCCGGTGAGACAGAGTGTACGGCTTTCAGGGCCGATTGCTAAGAAGTATAATAACGACGAAGGGATAACAATTGATCGTTTGCATAGGCTAAACCAAAAAAATGTGTCTGCTTGGAATATGAAGAGACTAATAAGGATTGTTAGACATGGGTTTTTGACTACGCTAGATGAACGTATAGAGAATACTAATACGACCACTCATGAAGATGAGTCTGCAACACAAATTAGGAGTGAGGTTGAGGCCAAAGCTGCTGCAAAGAAAATATTCCGCAATGTTGCAAGACCAAGGTCTAG GTACATTTACTGGAACGACCTTATGCGATTTATGCAAGAAGATGAAGCATTTAAGACGATTAGTCTATTTGAAGGAGCTTCTGAAGTTGGGAGAATAAGCAAGCCAGCACTGAAGAATTGGGTG GTTAATGCATTCCGGGAACGAAGAGCATTAGCTTTAACTCTGAGTGACACAAAAACAGCAGTTAACAAGCTTCACAAGATGGTGGATGTTTTAGTGAGCataattataattctaattgctGTTATTGCGCTTAACATCATACCCTCAAAGTCCATCTTATTCTTAAGCTCTCAGCTTGTTGTTGTGGCTTTTGTCTTTGGCAACACTTGCAAGAATGTCTTTGAATCCATCATCTTCTTGTTTGTTATTCATCCCTTCGATGTTGGTGATCGTTGTGAGATCGATGGAGTTCAG ATGGTTGTTGAAGAGATGAACATTTTAACCACGGTTTTCTTAAGGTTTGACAACCAGAAGATCATATATCCAAACTACATTCTTGTATCAAAACCCATCCATAACTACTATCGTAGCCCTGATATGGGTGACGCTGTGGAATTCTGCCTTCATATTGCTACTCCTACAGAGAAAATTGCTCTTTTTAGGCAGAGATTAACCAG TTACATCGTGAACAAGAAGGAACACTGGTATCCAGACCCGATGATAGTTCTAAAAGATGCAGAAAGTTTGTATATGTTAAGAATAGCAGTGTGGGTGACACATAGAATGAACCATCAAGACATGGGAGAAAGGTGGGTAAGGCGCGGAATTTTGATAGAAGAATGTGTGAAAATTTTCAGGGAATTTGATATTGATTACCGTATTTATCCTGTAAATGTTAATGTTAATTCCATGCCGTCTGTTTGTTTCCCTCCCTCTAACTTGGGTGCTGATCCATTCGTTGCTGAAGGCACTAAGGAGGTAACTCACCATTGA